A portion of the Rhodanobacter sp. AS-Z3 genome contains these proteins:
- a CDS encoding pitrilysin family protein, giving the protein MKHLRLTVLAASLLASSSLLAATFPIAPPAPGPAPKLTVPTPSSQTLANGLRVISVRRAGLPLVTAQLVVRSGGEMDPQALAGLADLTANLLTKGAAGKSAPQIAAAAEALGGSLNASAGWDESAVGITVTTPKLPQALSLLSEVVRQPDFSEAELKRSRAQALDDLHLMLSQPTTLASFAASRGVFGDGAYGHSRSGTPNSLARITQASVKQLHATLYRPDNAILILAGDITPAQAQQLAQASFGDWVKPTTPLPARPAGLHAGQLPALLLIDQKGAGQAGVVAAHPAPSRADAGYYAGTVANAVLGGSYSARLNEEIRIKRGLSYGATSRLMPLHDAGMWLASAQTKNPSAPQVVELMLGEFKRLGSSKVSAEELAARKATLIGGYGRSLETTAGLASQVGDLAVYGVPLDEIGKYIAQVQAVTPKQIEKYAAQHLASSAGTVVVVGDASKFAADIRKTHPKAVLLESTALDLDSPTLQSTAASK; this is encoded by the coding sequence ATGAAGCATCTCCGCCTTACCGTGCTGGCGGCCTCGCTGCTTGCCAGCAGCAGCCTGCTCGCCGCCACGTTTCCGATCGCGCCGCCGGCACCGGGGCCGGCACCGAAACTGACGGTGCCGACGCCGTCCTCGCAAACGCTGGCCAACGGCTTGCGCGTGATCAGCGTGCGTCGTGCCGGCCTGCCGCTGGTTACCGCACAACTGGTGGTACGCAGTGGTGGCGAGATGGACCCGCAGGCTTTGGCCGGTCTGGCCGACCTCACCGCCAACCTGCTGACCAAGGGTGCCGCTGGCAAGAGCGCGCCGCAGATTGCCGCCGCCGCGGAAGCGCTGGGCGGTTCGCTCAATGCCAGTGCTGGCTGGGATGAAAGCGCGGTTGGCATCACCGTGACCACACCGAAATTGCCGCAAGCGTTGAGCTTGCTGTCCGAGGTGGTACGTCAACCGGACTTCAGCGAAGCCGAGTTGAAGCGCTCCCGTGCCCAGGCGCTGGATGACCTGCACCTGATGCTGAGCCAGCCGACCACGCTGGCTTCGTTCGCCGCCAGTCGTGGTGTGTTTGGCGACGGTGCTTACGGCCATTCGCGCAGCGGCACGCCCAACTCGCTGGCGCGTATCACCCAGGCCAGCGTGAAGCAGTTGCACGCGACTTTGTATCGACCCGACAACGCCATCCTGATCCTGGCTGGCGACATCACGCCGGCGCAGGCGCAGCAACTGGCGCAGGCCAGTTTTGGTGACTGGGTCAAGCCGACTACGCCGCTGCCGGCGCGACCTGCAGGACTGCATGCCGGCCAGCTTCCTGCGCTGCTGTTGATCGACCAGAAAGGTGCCGGTCAGGCGGGTGTGGTTGCCGCTCACCCCGCGCCGTCGCGTGCGGACGCGGGCTATTACGCGGGCACCGTGGCCAACGCCGTACTCGGTGGTTCGTACTCGGCGCGGCTCAACGAGGAAATTCGCATCAAGCGCGGTTTGTCCTACGGCGCCACCAGCCGCTTGATGCCATTGCATGATGCCGGCATGTGGCTGGCTTCGGCGCAGACCAAGAACCCGTCGGCGCCGCAGGTGGTCGAACTGATGCTGGGTGAGTTCAAGCGACTGGGCAGCAGCAAGGTTTCCGCCGAGGAGCTCGCCGCCCGCAAGGCCACGCTGATCGGCGGTTACGGCCGTAGCCTGGAAACCACCGCCGGACTGGCCAGCCAGGTCGGTGATCTGGCCGTCTATGGTGTGCCACTGGACGAAATCGGCAAATACATTGCCCAGGTGCAGGCGGTTACGCCGAAGCAGATCGAGAAGTACGCTGCCCAGCATCTGGCGTCCAGCGCCGGCACCGTGGTGGTGGTGGGCGACGCTTCCAAATTTGCCGCGGATATTCGCAAGACGCATCCGAAAGCTGTGCTGCTGGAGTCCACCGCGTTGGATCTGGACAGTCCGACGCTGCAATCCACCGCCGCCTCGAAATAG
- a CDS encoding DHA2 family efflux MFS transporter permease subunit translates to MTTQFRPPNLALSTMGLSLATFMQVLDTTIANVSLPTIAGNLGVSNNQSTWVITSFAVSMAISLPLTGFLTRRFGEVRLFTTCTLLFALTSFLCGISQSMEMLILFRALQGAVAGPMYPITQSLLIGIYPPAKRGMALALLAMVTVVAPIAGPILGGWITDNYSWPWIFFINVPIGIFASMVVANQLRGKVEKTERPKIDYVGLISLIIGVGALQIVLDKGNDEDWFNSPFIVVTAIISAIGVAVFLIWELTDKDPIVNLRLFRHRNFTAGTIALVLAYAAFFSIGLLVPLWLQRNLGYTSTWAGFATAPIGVLPVLLTFFVGKYASRVDLRWLASIAFVVMGVTCFMRSDFFIGIDFYSVAMVQLLQGLGVALFFMPILTILLSDLQQNEIAAGSGLATFLRTLGGSFSASLTTLLWERRAVAHHEQLAEHISAYNPTAQAALTQLGHGDTQTASSLINNMITQQGYQISFNEVFHALGWIFIALVFVTWLAKPPFSPKAGPAAGGH, encoded by the coding sequence ATGACCACTCAATTCCGTCCACCCAATCTGGCACTGAGCACGATGGGCCTGTCACTGGCCACGTTCATGCAGGTGCTGGACACCACGATTGCCAACGTGTCGTTGCCGACGATTGCCGGCAACCTGGGCGTCAGCAACAACCAGAGCACCTGGGTGATTACGTCGTTTGCGGTGAGCATGGCGATTTCGCTGCCACTGACCGGCTTCCTCACCCGGCGCTTCGGCGAGGTGCGGTTATTCACCACGTGTACCTTGCTGTTTGCGCTGACCTCGTTCCTGTGCGGCATCTCGCAGAGCATGGAAATGCTGATCCTGTTCCGCGCGCTGCAGGGCGCGGTGGCCGGGCCGATGTATCCGATCACGCAAAGCCTGCTCATCGGCATCTATCCGCCGGCCAAACGCGGCATGGCACTGGCGTTGCTGGCGATGGTCACCGTGGTGGCACCGATCGCCGGTCCGATTCTGGGCGGCTGGATCACCGACAACTATTCATGGCCGTGGATCTTCTTCATCAACGTACCGATCGGCATCTTCGCCAGCATGGTGGTGGCCAACCAGCTGCGCGGCAAGGTTGAAAAGACCGAACGGCCAAAGATCGACTACGTCGGCCTGATCTCGCTGATCATCGGCGTGGGTGCGTTGCAGATCGTGCTGGACAAGGGTAATGACGAGGACTGGTTCAACTCGCCTTTCATCGTTGTCACCGCGATCATTTCGGCGATCGGCGTAGCGGTGTTCCTGATCTGGGAACTGACCGACAAGGATCCCATCGTCAACCTGCGGCTGTTCCGCCACCGCAATTTCACCGCCGGCACGATTGCGCTGGTGCTGGCCTATGCAGCATTTTTCTCGATCGGCCTGCTGGTACCGCTGTGGTTGCAACGCAACCTGGGTTACACCTCGACGTGGGCCGGCTTCGCCACCGCACCGATCGGCGTGCTGCCGGTACTGCTGACCTTCTTCGTCGGCAAGTACGCCAGCCGCGTGGATCTGCGCTGGCTGGCTTCCATTGCGTTCGTGGTGATGGGCGTGACCTGTTTCATGCGTTCGGACTTCTTCATCGGCATCGACTTCTACAGCGTCGCCATGGTGCAGTTGCTGCAAGGACTGGGCGTGGCTTTGTTCTTCATGCCGATCCTGACCATCCTGCTATCGGATCTGCAGCAGAACGAGATTGCCGCCGGCTCGGGGCTGGCGACTTTCCTGCGAACACTTGGTGGCAGCTTCTCGGCATCACTGACGACTCTGCTGTGGGAGCGGCGCGCGGTAGCTCATCACGAACAACTGGCCGAACACATCAGTGCCTACAACCCCACCGCGCAGGCCGCACTGACTCAGCTCGGCCATGGCGACACCCAGACCGCCAGCAGCCTGATCAACAACATGATCACCCAGCAGGGTTACCAGATTTCGTTCAACGAAGTGTTCCACGCATTGGGCTGGATCTTCATCGCACTGGTCTTCGTGACCTGGCTGGCCAAGCCACCGTTCAGCCCCAAGGCCGGCCCGGCCGCTGGCGGCCACTGA
- a CDS encoding HlyD family efflux transporter periplasmic adaptor subunit produces the protein MSSQTSTPAENTAAPTPSAPPKNSRGILLRLLGAVVVLAAIAWTIWYFVDGRWYESTDDAYINGNVVQITPQVPGTVVSIGADDGDLVHAGDVLVQLDPSDADVALAEAKANLANTVRKVRGLYSSVNGAQADVAARKTAVDKARADYNRRVALAKSGAISTEELAHASDALTTAESSLITAQQQYQTSKVLVDDTVVSSHPDVQVAAAKLRAAYLNDARASLVAPVDGYVAKRSVQVGQRVLPGAALMAVVPLHGVWVDANFKETQLTKMRIGQPVEIESDVYGSAVKYKGKIQSLGVGTGSAFSLLPAQNATGNWIKIVQRIPVRVVFDDPAMLDKHPLRLGMSVAVDVSLHDQNGPTLAQKSPTQAAFSTDVYKQQLVAADVAIKQIIHANMAGGK, from the coding sequence ATGTCCAGCCAGACTTCCACCCCGGCCGAGAATACGGCCGCCCCGACGCCCTCCGCGCCGCCGAAGAATTCACGCGGCATCCTGTTGCGCCTGCTCGGTGCCGTCGTGGTGCTCGCTGCGATCGCCTGGACCATTTGGTACTTCGTCGATGGCCGCTGGTATGAAAGTACCGACGACGCCTACATCAACGGCAACGTGGTGCAGATCACCCCGCAGGTTCCCGGCACCGTGGTCAGCATTGGCGCCGATGACGGCGATCTGGTGCATGCCGGCGACGTGCTGGTGCAGCTCGACCCCAGCGACGCGGATGTGGCGTTGGCCGAAGCGAAGGCCAACCTGGCCAACACCGTGCGCAAGGTACGCGGCCTGTATTCCAGCGTAAACGGTGCGCAGGCCGACGTGGCTGCGCGCAAGACCGCCGTCGACAAGGCCCGCGCCGATTACAACCGCCGCGTGGCATTGGCCAAGTCCGGTGCGATCTCCACCGAGGAACTGGCGCACGCCAGCGACGCGCTGACCACGGCAGAAAGCAGCCTGATCACTGCTCAGCAGCAATACCAGACCAGCAAGGTGCTGGTGGATGACACCGTGGTCTCGTCGCATCCCGACGTGCAGGTTGCAGCCGCCAAACTGCGTGCTGCCTACCTCAACGATGCCCGCGCCAGCCTGGTTGCGCCGGTAGACGGCTATGTGGCCAAACGTTCGGTGCAGGTTGGTCAGCGCGTGCTGCCCGGCGCCGCATTGATGGCGGTGGTACCGCTGCACGGCGTGTGGGTGGACGCGAACTTCAAGGAAACCCAGCTGACCAAGATGCGTATCGGCCAGCCGGTGGAAATCGAGTCGGACGTCTACGGCAGCGCGGTGAAGTACAAGGGCAAGATACAGAGCCTCGGCGTCGGCACCGGCAGTGCGTTCTCGTTGTTGCCGGCGCAGAACGCCACCGGCAACTGGATCAAGATCGTGCAGCGCATTCCGGTGCGCGTGGTCTTCGACGACCCGGCCATGCTCGACAAGCACCCGCTGCGGCTGGGCATGTCGGTGGCGGTGGATGTGAGCCTGCACGACCAGAACGGCCCGACCCTGGCGCAGAAATCACCCACCCAGGCAGCCTTCAGCACGGACGTCTACAAGCAGCAACTGGTTGCCGCCGACGTGGCTATCAAGCAGATCATCCACGCCAACATGGCTGGCGGAAAATGA
- a CDS encoding efflux transporter outer membrane subunit, giving the protein MRLHLLAAATALTLALAGCASSGSLQPDGRAIDASSLKLDRSLARLDLSSAAWPAQDWWRTLGDSQLDALIDEALHDNPGLGVADARARAAQADAGLADAARKPSVGVGASVSGARIPTSVLPANAGGGHFALAKYADVSFKWGLDLWGGKRATWEAALGATRAAQIDARAARIQLSGNVARAYAQLGYAFTQQDLAKGELERANQARTLTSQRVAAGIDNQIALKQADGEVASAQQDAALAERAVDAARSSLSVLLGKGPDRGLQIGRPQLLTPAQLAVPENLPLDLLGHRADLVAARWRVEAASKDIKAAKTEFLPNISLGAMAGVIALGGGNPLTLPSRFYQLGPSLSLPIFDGGRLRANLSGKDAQYNLAVAQYNQTLVGALNEVANDLSAAHAVQQQLQAQRRAQTAAREAWQLAEQRYKAGIGSYLEALVVRQQLLLANRGVAALEAQQVDLSVQLIEALGGGFQPQADTPALSASPTSSHS; this is encoded by the coding sequence ATGCGTCTGCATTTACTAGCGGCTGCAACCGCCCTGACCCTGGCCCTGGCCGGCTGCGCCAGCAGTGGCAGCCTGCAGCCCGACGGGCGCGCGATCGATGCCAGCTCACTCAAGCTTGACCGCAGCCTCGCCCGACTCGACCTTTCCTCGGCGGCGTGGCCGGCGCAGGACTGGTGGCGCACGTTGGGCGACAGTCAGCTCGACGCACTGATCGACGAAGCGTTGCACGACAACCCCGGCCTTGGCGTCGCCGATGCCCGGGCACGCGCGGCACAGGCCGACGCAGGCCTGGCCGATGCGGCGCGCAAGCCCAGCGTGGGCGTGGGCGCCAGTGTTTCCGGCGCACGCATTCCAACTTCAGTCTTGCCGGCCAATGCCGGTGGTGGTCACTTTGCGCTGGCCAAGTATGCCGACGTGAGCTTCAAGTGGGGCCTCGATCTGTGGGGTGGCAAGCGCGCCACCTGGGAGGCCGCGCTGGGCGCCACGCGTGCTGCGCAGATCGATGCGCGCGCCGCACGCATCCAGTTGTCCGGCAACGTGGCGCGGGCCTATGCGCAACTCGGCTATGCGTTCACCCAGCAGGACCTGGCCAAAGGTGAGCTGGAGCGCGCCAACCAGGCGCGCACACTGACCAGTCAGCGCGTAGCTGCCGGCATCGATAACCAGATTGCGCTGAAGCAGGCCGACGGTGAAGTGGCAAGCGCGCAGCAGGACGCCGCGCTGGCCGAACGCGCAGTCGATGCTGCCCGTTCTTCGCTGTCCGTGTTGCTGGGCAAGGGTCCGGATCGCGGCCTGCAGATCGGTCGTCCGCAGTTGCTCACACCTGCACAGCTCGCCGTACCGGAAAACCTGCCGCTGGATCTGCTCGGCCATCGCGCCGACCTGGTCGCCGCGCGCTGGCGCGTCGAAGCGGCAAGCAAGGACATCAAGGCTGCAAAGACCGAGTTTCTGCCGAACATCAGCCTCGGCGCGATGGCTGGCGTGATCGCGCTCGGTGGCGGCAACCCGCTCACCCTGCCCTCGCGCTTTTATCAACTGGGCCCATCGCTCAGCTTGCCGATCTTCGATGGCGGTCGCCTGCGTGCCAACCTTTCCGGCAAGGATGCGCAATACAACCTCGCCGTGGCGCAGTACAACCAGACCCTGGTTGGCGCGCTGAACGAAGTGGCGAATGACCTATCCGCCGCGCACGCCGTGCAGCAACAACTGCAGGCCCAGCGGCGGGCGCAGACGGCGGCGCGCGAGGCCTGGCAATTGGCCGAGCAGCGCTACAAAGCCGGCATTGGCAGCTATCTCGAAGCGTTGGTGGTGCGGCAGCAATTGCTGCTCGCCAACCGCGGCGTGGCCGCGCTTGAAGCGCAACAGGTCGACCTTTCCGTACAGCTGATCGAGGCACTCGGCGGTGGCTTCCAGCCGCAAGCTGACACGCCCGCTCTTTCCGCATCCCCCACTTCTTCGCATTCCTGA
- a CDS encoding MarR family transcriptional regulator — translation MNQRLASATPPPDNASDAPSLGMLLTMVRSEIVRAIEAELATQQVDLSFTQFLILKKAHHLGAVSATELARAVELDGGAMTRQLDQLERKQLLRRTPHAQDRRALRIELTSDGEKVWREVASVCSQRVMNAAQRTMTPKEQSQLHDYLERVLSALRDKN, via the coding sequence ATGAACCAGCGCCTCGCTTCCGCCACTCCCCCGCCTGACAACGCCAGCGATGCTCCGAGCCTTGGTATGTTGCTGACCATGGTGCGCTCCGAGATCGTGCGCGCGATCGAGGCCGAGCTGGCCACGCAGCAAGTGGATCTGAGCTTTACCCAGTTCCTGATTCTCAAGAAGGCGCACCACCTGGGTGCAGTTTCGGCCACGGAACTGGCACGCGCTGTGGAACTGGATGGCGGCGCGATGACGCGCCAGCTCGACCAGTTGGAGCGCAAGCAGCTGCTTCGGCGCACGCCGCATGCGCAGGATCGGCGCGCGCTGCGCATCGAGCTGACCAGCGATGGCGAAAAGGTCTGGCGCGAAGTCGCCTCCGTCTGCAGCCAGCGGGTGATGAACGCGGCGCAGCGCACGATGACGCCTAAAGAACAGTCACAACTACACGACTACCTGGAGCGCGTGTTGAGCGCGCTTCGCGACAAGAACTGA
- a CDS encoding DsrE family protein, producing the protein MNRPLLSVLFVLVLAPLAASASDGFWQTPTINGAGKIHPMPQAAYQPDRQATYKVVFSLSKPGAKPTEVSPSLDHVARAINLYVNAGVPLSHLKFVAIAAGPATPIVLNDEQYRAKYGVANPNLPLIAQLRKAGVDVAVCAQAVAEHDFRYDWVDQQVTVALSGLTTIIDLQQQGYALSPQ; encoded by the coding sequence ATGAACCGTCCACTGTTGTCTGTGCTCTTTGTGCTTGTGCTGGCTCCCCTCGCCGCCTCCGCCTCCGATGGTTTCTGGCAGACCCCGACGATCAACGGCGCAGGCAAGATTCATCCGATGCCGCAGGCCGCCTATCAGCCTGATCGCCAGGCTACCTACAAGGTCGTGTTCAGCCTCAGCAAGCCGGGCGCCAAGCCCACCGAGGTGAGTCCGTCACTGGATCACGTGGCGCGCGCGATAAACCTGTACGTCAACGCTGGCGTGCCGCTGTCGCATCTGAAGTTTGTGGCAATCGCCGCCGGCCCGGCCACGCCGATTGTGTTGAACGACGAACAGTATCGGGCGAAGTACGGCGTAGCCAATCCGAACCTGCCGCTGATTGCGCAATTGCGCAAAGCCGGCGTGGACGTTGCGGTTTGCGCGCAGGCCGTGGCCGAACATGACTTTCGGTACGACTGGGTCGACCAGCAGGTTACCGTCGCGTTGTCGGGGCTGACCACGATCATCGACCTGCAGCAGCAGGGCTATGCCCTGAGTCCGCAGTAA
- a CDS encoding substrate-binding domain-containing protein, with the protein MRHLISRLLLAAACCAASLVASATSQPDYLPPWNPPPAGLQFSVPPFDAIADLHGDIVDPQLVVFFAGNQFMVVHDLMDAFKTAYPAYQRIFVETLPPGILAKQIESGSLVMGNLRITHKPDVYTAGKGAVAEKQKQHGWFADTYDYARNPLAILVAKGNPKHIMGLADLGRRDVRVSMPNPAWEGIARQIEASYRKVGGDALDHTIMQTKVADGSTFLTRIHHRQSPLRVLQGESDAAPVWSTEAYFQQQILHHPVETVVIPDAQNALATYTAARLKNAPHEQAAKDFMAFLQTPAAAAIYRKYGFLSAH; encoded by the coding sequence ATGCGCCATCTCATTTCGCGGTTGCTTCTGGCCGCCGCCTGTTGTGCCGCCAGTCTTGTCGCCAGCGCCACCAGCCAGCCCGACTATCTGCCGCCATGGAATCCGCCGCCGGCTGGCCTGCAGTTCAGCGTGCCGCCGTTCGACGCGATCGCCGACCTGCATGGCGATATCGTCGATCCGCAACTGGTGGTGTTCTTTGCCGGCAATCAGTTCATGGTGGTGCATGACTTGATGGATGCGTTCAAAACGGCCTATCCCGCTTATCAGCGGATTTTTGTGGAGACCTTGCCGCCGGGCATTCTGGCCAAGCAGATCGAGAGCGGATCGTTGGTGATGGGCAACCTGCGCATCACCCACAAGCCGGACGTCTATACGGCCGGAAAAGGGGCTGTCGCGGAGAAGCAGAAACAGCACGGCTGGTTTGCCGATACCTATGACTACGCCCGCAACCCGCTGGCGATTCTGGTGGCCAAGGGCAACCCGAAGCACATCATGGGGCTGGCCGACCTTGGTCGCCGTGATGTGCGAGTGAGCATGCCGAATCCGGCCTGGGAAGGTATCGCCAGGCAGATCGAGGCCAGCTATCGCAAGGTCGGTGGCGATGCGCTGGATCACACCATCATGCAGACCAAGGTGGCCGATGGCAGCACCTTCCTCACCCGTATCCATCACCGCCAATCACCGCTGCGCGTGCTGCAGGGTGAGTCGGATGCGGCGCCGGTGTGGTCTACCGAGGCGTACTTCCAGCAGCAGATCCTGCATCATCCGGTTGAGACCGTGGTGATTCCGGACGCCCAGAATGCGCTGGCAACCTATACCGCCGCGCGCCTGAAGAATGCTCCGCATGAGCAGGCAGCAAAGGATTTCATGGCCTTCCTGCAGACACCTGCAGCGGCTGCGATCTACCGCAAGTACGGTTTTCTATCCGCCCACTGA
- a CDS encoding c-type cytochrome, with protein sequence MRQPSLRHPATRRWIPALLLASLALPASAALAVDAAAIAQAGNGKGAVPCMACHGLDGAGQAAAGHPRLAALDATYLQKQLDDFAGGARSNAIMQPIATALTEDERQAMANYYSKMPVPPALAKPTVDMPAAASVGALLATRGDWSRNVPGCVQCHGPGGVGVGANFPPLAGQPAAYIASQLKAWQDGTRHNDPLQLMQHLSSALTAQDIQAVAAWFAAQPLPAPETAP encoded by the coding sequence ATGCGCCAGCCCAGCCTGCGTCATCCTGCTACACGTCGATGGATTCCCGCCTTGTTGCTGGCCAGCCTTGCCTTGCCTGCCAGTGCGGCGCTGGCAGTGGATGCCGCCGCGATTGCCCAGGCTGGCAACGGCAAGGGCGCCGTGCCCTGCATGGCGTGTCATGGGCTTGATGGTGCGGGTCAGGCTGCCGCCGGCCATCCGCGACTGGCTGCCCTCGACGCCACCTATCTGCAGAAGCAGCTTGACGACTTCGCCGGCGGCGCGCGCAGCAACGCGATCATGCAACCGATTGCCACGGCGCTCACTGAAGACGAGCGCCAGGCGATGGCGAACTACTACAGCAAGATGCCCGTGCCGCCTGCGCTGGCAAAACCGACCGTCGACATGCCGGCGGCGGCTAGTGTCGGTGCGCTGCTGGCCACCCGCGGGGACTGGAGTCGTAACGTACCCGGCTGCGTGCAATGCCACGGTCCCGGCGGTGTCGGCGTGGGCGCGAACTTCCCGCCGCTTGCCGGTCAGCCTGCTGCCTATATCGCGTCGCAACTGAAGGCCTGGCAGGATGGCACGCGGCATAACGATCCGCTGCAATTGATGCAGCATCTGTCCAGCGCGCTGACCGCGCAGGACATTCAGGCCGTAGCGGCATGGTTTGCCGCGCAACCGTTGCCTGCGCCGGAGACCGCGCCATGA
- a CDS encoding c-type cytochrome has product MKNLPVWLVMAIVMGLPGCSQKPVEPAASAPANASTAAKPVVTATPASSAFSPPAESAIPDGPLGDVIRQGRDIFIDTPNHAKAYVGNGLSCSNCHVDAGRQANSAPLWGAYGVYPQYRKKTGKVNTFGERLQGCFRFSMNGKAPPLDSAEMVALETYAWWMSKGAPVGAKLAGAGYPKEGFKPPQPPDYARGEVVFKKTCVLCHGDDGQGQQVAGRNVFPPLWGPQSFNWGAGMHQIDNAAAFIKANMPFSRGDTLSDQDAWDVAMYMDAHERPQDPRFEGDVSETRKKYHDSPLSLYGTEIQGHVLGTPTSRR; this is encoded by the coding sequence ATGAAAAATCTGCCCGTATGGCTCGTCATGGCGATCGTCATGGGTTTGCCGGGTTGCTCGCAAAAGCCGGTGGAACCCGCCGCGTCCGCTCCGGCCAACGCCAGCACGGCGGCAAAGCCGGTAGTCACGGCCACGCCAGCGTCGAGCGCATTCAGTCCGCCGGCCGAATCGGCCATTCCCGACGGGCCACTGGGTGATGTGATCCGTCAGGGCCGCGACATCTTCATCGACACGCCGAATCATGCAAAGGCATATGTCGGCAATGGCCTGAGCTGCAGCAACTGCCACGTGGATGCCGGGCGCCAGGCCAACTCGGCGCCGTTGTGGGGCGCGTACGGCGTGTATCCGCAATACCGCAAGAAAACCGGCAAGGTGAACACGTTCGGCGAGCGCCTGCAGGGCTGCTTCCGTTTCAGCATGAATGGCAAGGCGCCACCGCTGGACAGTGCCGAGATGGTCGCGCTGGAAACCTATGCCTGGTGGATGAGCAAGGGTGCACCGGTGGGCGCGAAGCTGGCCGGTGCCGGTTATCCGAAAGAAGGTTTCAAACCGCCGCAGCCGCCGGACTATGCGCGTGGCGAGGTGGTGTTCAAGAAGACTTGCGTGCTGTGTCACGGTGACGACGGCCAGGGTCAGCAGGTTGCCGGTCGTAATGTGTTTCCGCCGCTGTGGGGTCCGCAGTCATTTAACTGGGGTGCCGGCATGCACCAGATCGACAACGCCGCCGCCTTCATCAAGGCGAACATGCCGTTCAGTCGTGGCGACACGCTGAGCGATCAGGACGCGTGGGACGTGGCGATGTATATGGATGCACACGAGCGTCCGCAGGACCCGCGCTTCGAGGGCGACGTCAGCGAAACGCGGAAGAAGTATCACGACAGCCCGCTGTCGTTGTATGGCACCGAGATCCAGGGGCATGTGCTCGGCACGCCAACCAGCAGGCGCTGA